Proteins encoded within one genomic window of Geotalea daltonii FRC-32:
- a CDS encoding DNA-3-methyladenine glycosylase translates to MAPFDILRLNRDELPSETQAMARFLIGKTLVMDHDGARLSGRIVETEAYPPGDAAGRAFSGESRANRSLYMNYGHAFVYLIYGRYHMLNVVSEQPGIGAAVLLRSLEPLEGVRLMEERRGTTRLQDLARGPGRLTAALGIDRRHDGIDLLDNRNLWLGREIRSVTHMGMSARIGLTREVNRLWRYYEVGSSFVSGTRGMNRFLTEMTL, encoded by the coding sequence ATGGCGCCATTTGATATTCTGCGGCTGAATCGGGATGAACTGCCGAGCGAGACCCAGGCCATGGCCCGATTTCTCATCGGCAAAACATTGGTTATGGATCATGATGGAGCGAGGCTCAGCGGGCGCATTGTCGAAACGGAAGCATATCCCCCCGGAGATGCGGCAGGTCGGGCATTCAGTGGGGAAAGCCGGGCAAACCGTTCCCTGTATATGAATTATGGCCATGCCTTTGTCTATCTCATTTACGGACGTTACCACATGTTGAACGTGGTCAGCGAGCAGCCCGGAATCGGGGCTGCCGTCCTCTTGCGTTCGCTGGAACCACTGGAAGGCGTCCGGCTCATGGAAGAGCGTCGCGGAACGACCCGGCTTCAAGATCTGGCGCGGGGACCCGGCAGGCTGACGGCAGCCCTTGGCATCGACAGGCGTCATGACGGTATCGATCTTCTGGATAACCGAAATCTGTGGCTGGGCAGGGAAATAAGGTCTGTGACGCATATGGGCATGAGCGCCCGCATAGGCTTGACCAGGGAGGTTAATCGGCTTTGGCGGTATTACGAGGTAGGCAGTTCCTTTGTCAGCGGCACTCGGGGTATGAACAGGTTCTTGACTGAAATGACATTGTGA